A genomic region of Mycobacterium sp. Aquia_213 contains the following coding sequences:
- a CDS encoding carboxymuconolactone decarboxylase family protein: MARLDVPEGPGGEAAMIWTLRPQLGGMVERMIRGAYQQSMLPADERELARMRIAQINDCVACSGFRAQSVLDAGVAPELYDNVAGYATYPGYTPRQRLAIEFAERFANDHASMDDAFFQRLRESFSDEEILDLTLCVAVFLGLGRSLTVLGVDQSCDIDL; the protein is encoded by the coding sequence ATGGCCAGGCTCGACGTGCCGGAGGGCCCAGGTGGCGAAGCCGCGATGATCTGGACGCTACGGCCGCAGCTCGGCGGCATGGTCGAACGGATGATCCGGGGCGCGTATCAGCAAAGCATGCTGCCGGCCGACGAGCGTGAGCTGGCCAGAATGCGGATCGCGCAGATCAACGACTGCGTGGCCTGCTCGGGCTTTCGCGCGCAGTCGGTGCTGGATGCCGGTGTCGCGCCCGAGCTGTACGACAACGTCGCCGGGTACGCGACCTATCCCGGATACACGCCACGCCAGCGCCTCGCGATCGAGTTCGCCGAGCGCTTCGCCAACGACCATGCGTCGATGGATGACGCGTTCTTCCAACGACTCCGAGAATCGTTCTCCGACGAGGAGATCCTGGATCTCACGCTGTGTGTCGCGGTATTTCTTGGGCTGGGGCGTTCCCTGACGGTGCTGGGCGTCGACCAGTCCTGCGACATCGACCTCTGA